From the Paraflavitalea soli genome, the window AGGTACCCGAGGCCTTGCAGCAGGCCTATCAATTTAAACAAGGGCAGAACATTACCCTCAAAACCTCCCTCAATGGCGAGGAAATACGCCGCTCTTATTCCATTTGCAGCAGCCCCTTCGACAATGAACTGCGCGTGGCCATCAAAGCAGTAGATGCCGGCAGGTTTTCCTCCTGGGCCAACAACCAGTTGAAAAAAGGCGATAGCGTCGAAGTCCTGCCCCCCAGTGGCAGATTCTTTACCGAGTTGGCCCCTACCCACAAAAAACAGTACCTGGCTTTCGCCGCCGGTAGTGGCATTACCCCCATTCTATCCATAATTAAAGCCACCCTGGCTGCCGAGCCCCAAAGCCGCTTCACCCTGGTGTATGGCAACCGCAACCGTACCTCCATTATTTTCAAAGAACAACTGGAAGCCCTTAAAAACCGGTACATCGACCGTTTTACCCTCCACCATATCCTGAGCAGGGAAAAAACCGACGCAGCTGTGAACCATGGCCGTATTGACAGGGAAAAATGTATACAACTCGAAAAACTCATCCGTATGAAAGACATGGACGAGGTTTTTATATGCGGACCCGAATCCATGATCTTCTCAGTAAAAGAATGGCTCGAAGAAAAAGGGATAGAAAAAAAGAAAATACATTTTGAGCTGTTCTCTACACCTGGAGAGGGAAATCAGGTATCTGACCTTCGGACCTCAGTCTCCGGACCCCCGACTCAGGCCTCCGGCAAAATGAGTCAGGTAACCGTTAAGCTCGATGGCATTGCCTTTGATTTTGATTTGAAATATGATGGTCAGCCCATCCTCGATGCAGCACTGCAACAAGGCGCCGATCTTCCCTTTGCCTGCAAAGGCGGTGTATGCGCCACCTGTCGTGCTAAGCTGATCGAAGGCCAGGTGGAAATGGATATTAATTATGCCCTGGAACCCGAAGAAATAGAACAGGGCTTCATACTCACCTGCCAATCCCACCCCCGCACCGAAAAAGTGACCGTCGATTTCGACGCCCGTTAACCGGATTCACCCTTTTTGTCATCTCGGATCTTCCTTCTTTGTCATCTCGAACGAAGCCCCCTTCTTTGTTATCTCGAACGAAGCCACTCTTCTTGTCATCTCGAGGGAAGCCACCCTTCTTTGTCATCTCGAACGAAGCGTAGCGCAGTGAGAGATCCGCTATCGAAGCAAACGTGTATTCTTCAGTATCCTATATCCTGTATTCTGTATTCTTCATTGCCTTATTTTTGATCCATGCAACAGATCCAAAACATCATTTTCGACCTCGGAGGCGTACTCCTCAACCTCGACATGCAGAAAACAGAGACTGCCTTCACCGAAATGGGCGTGAAGAACTTTAAAGACCTTTTTGCATTGGGCCATGCCGCTTCCTTCTTCAGGGAATATGAAGTGGGCAGTATCAATGACGATGAATTTATTACTGCTTTACAAAACCTGGCAGGCATTCGGGCCGAACGGGCTGCGGTGATTGCTGGCTGGAATGCCATGCTGCGCGATTTTCCGGCAGAACGCATTGAATTGCTCATCCGCCTGAAAAAGAACTACAGGATCTTCCTCTTCAGTAATACCAATGCCATCCACCTCACCGCTTTTCAGAAAACTTACAGTGATGCATTCGGCGGAAACCTCCTCGATACCCTTTTTGAAAAAACCTGGTATTCACACAACATCAACCGGCGTAAGCCCGATGTAAAAGCATTTGAATATGTGCTGCAGGATGCACAGCTGCTACCCCACGAAACCTTATTCATTGATGATGCCCTCGTCAATGTGGAAGGAGCCAGGGCTGCCGGTATGCAAGGTTACCACCTCGAACCCGGTAAAACAGTGCTGGAAATAGGTGAAAAATTACTCTCTTGAGCTATCCGCTATAAAAACGTAGACAAGAGGTAGTGAACAATTTACGCCAATAAGGGCTCGTAGCTCGCAGCTCAAAGCTCGCAGCTTGTTTTCTCACTTTATCTCTTCGAAATCAATATAATCACCCGATTTTTCCTGGGGGGCGGGCGTAGGCCGTTGCTGGGCCTTGGCGGATGACTGGAATGGCTGTTGCTGTTGATGCGACTGGTTTTGAGCCTGGTGCATATTGTGTTGGAATTCTCTCACCTGCCGCCTCATTTGTCGCGAAACCTTGAAAATGGGCAACAGGAAGTTGAATACAAACCTGTACACGAAATAACCAAGCAATATCCAGAGAATAACACGTAACATAATATTTGCAAATGTACTATCTAAAGATTGAAATAACTGTTAAAGACTACAACAACCCAGCGCCGGGTTTTGTTGAATAAAGTGCCTGATCGTGAGGTGCCAAAGCCCAAAAAAGCTCCGCAACCCCAACTCAGCCTTACAACTCACAATTGACCACTCACCACCCACATATTCAGGATTTGGAGTGAATATATTATTTACCTTACATTTGCATTGGAAAAAGATGAAAAGAGAAGGGAACGGGGTCCGTTCCCTTCTTTATTTCCTATGCTGGTTATGATTATGGACACCCAAGTTTCGACGATTGAAAAAATGGTGTTGGATATATTGGCCGACGATCCCGTACATTTCCTGGTGGAAATAAGGATCAAGCCCACCAACAATGTAAAGGTCTTCCTCGACGGAGACAACGGTATTACAATTGAAAAATGTATTAGCATTAACCGCGCTTTATACAAAAAACTGGAAGAGGCTGCTATTTTCCCCGGTGATGACTTTTCCCTCGAAGTCTCCTCACCCGGACTGGATGAGCCCCTCAAAATGTTTCGCCAGTATAAAAAAAATGCGGGCAGGCTTGTAGAAGTATTGCTGAAAGATGGTATCAAAGTAGACGGAAAGCTGCTCGAAGTGCATGACACGGAGATTGTAATAGAAGAGACCAAAGGAAAGAACAAGAAGAAAGAAGTGATTTTGCACCGCTTACCTTTTGACACAATAAAATCAACTAAAATTCAAATAGTGTTTTAAGCCCCGGAGGCTCGTCCCCTGCAATCCCCTATACGGCGAAAAGAAGAGGACCCATATTCCGGTGAACAAGTTTAAAAATGTAGTATATGGCAAGTATTAACCTGATTGAGGCTTTCCAGGAGTTTAAGGAAGCGGAAAATATTGACCGTCCCACAATGATGAAAGTGGTAGAAGACGTGTTTAAAACATTGCTGCGCAAGAAGTTTGGCAGCGATGAAAATTTTGACGTTATCGTAAACGCTGAAAAGGGTGACTTGGAAATCATGCGTCGCCGTACTATTGTGGAAGATGGCTCTGTACAGGACCCCCTCGCAGAAGTGGCCTACAGCGAAGCCGTGAGAGTAGCCCCCGACTTTGAAGTGGGGGAAGAATTATATGAGGAAGTGAATATCCTCGATTTCGGTCGCCGCGCCATCCTGGCTGCCAAACAAACACTGGCCAGCCGTATCAGTGACCTCAAAAAGAACGTACTTGTTAAAAAATATGGTGACCGTGTAGGCGATATCATCAGCGCTGAAGTATACCAGGTATGGAAAAAAGAGATCCTTATGCTCGATGAAGAAAGCAATGAGCTGATCTTACCCAAATCTGAGCAAATACCCCAGGATTACTTCAAAAAAGGAGAAAATACCCGCGCCGTAGTAAAGAAAGTAGAACTAAA encodes:
- the paaE gene encoding 1,2-phenylacetyl-CoA epoxidase subunit PaaE; the encoded protein is MATHFHTLTIAAVQKETPECISIVFQVPEALQQAYQFKQGQNITLKTSLNGEEIRRSYSICSSPFDNELRVAIKAVDAGRFSSWANNQLKKGDSVEVLPPSGRFFTELAPTHKKQYLAFAAGSGITPILSIIKATLAAEPQSRFTLVYGNRNRTSIIFKEQLEALKNRYIDRFTLHHILSREKTDAAVNHGRIDREKCIQLEKLIRMKDMDEVFICGPESMIFSVKEWLEEKGIEKKKIHFELFSTPGEGNQVSDLRTSVSGPPTQASGKMSQVTVKLDGIAFDFDLKYDGQPILDAALQQGADLPFACKGGVCATCRAKLIEGQVEMDINYALEPEEIEQGFILTCQSHPRTEKVTVDFDAR
- a CDS encoding HAD family hydrolase, encoding MQQIQNIIFDLGGVLLNLDMQKTETAFTEMGVKNFKDLFALGHAASFFREYEVGSINDDEFITALQNLAGIRAERAAVIAGWNAMLRDFPAERIELLIRLKKNYRIFLFSNTNAIHLTAFQKTYSDAFGGNLLDTLFEKTWYSHNINRRKPDVKAFEYVLQDAQLLPHETLFIDDALVNVEGARAAGMQGYHLEPGKTVLEIGEKLLS
- a CDS encoding DUF4834 family protein, producing MLRVILWILLGYFVYRFVFNFLLPIFKVSRQMRRQVREFQHNMHQAQNQSHQQQQPFQSSAKAQQRPTPAPQEKSGDYIDFEEIK
- a CDS encoding ribosome maturation factor RimP, which gives rise to MDTQVSTIEKMVLDILADDPVHFLVEIRIKPTNNVKVFLDGDNGITIEKCISINRALYKKLEEAAIFPGDDFSLEVSSPGLDEPLKMFRQYKKNAGRLVEVLLKDGIKVDGKLLEVHDTEIVIEETKGKNKKKEVILHRLPFDTIKSTKIQIVF